A genome region from Candidatus Cloacimonadota bacterium includes the following:
- a CDS encoding PorV/PorQ family protein — protein sequence MKKHSLVILAISLLLLPGLLSAKPFGKVGTAALQFLKLGVDARAIGMGEAYTAVTDDISSVYWNPAGLAPAFENQVLVSHTNWPAGIMHDFVAGTYTNGVQTFAAYGSVLHMDKIDITDEETFGPTGEQFTNSDLAFGLNYAQQFTNKFSAGVGVKYLRENLYTFSVNSYAFDVGSMYNTGFKNIKIGMALRNFGPDVRYRVDNDGDGLIDEDPFDLFDNDGDGLIDEDGPEIESKIPLSFSLGISGDIMRTNTSHWIVSAQLDNVIDRMETWNLGTEYKMGNLFLRAGYQINYDTNGFSAGLGYQIPTRFAIIHVDYAYTDMGALAENFLKSAHRLSIKFKY from the coding sequence GTGAAAAAACATAGCCTTGTTATCCTGGCCATCAGCCTTCTGCTTTTGCCCGGTCTTCTGAGTGCCAAACCTTTTGGCAAGGTTGGAACCGCGGCCCTGCAATTCCTCAAACTGGGTGTGGATGCCCGCGCCATCGGCATGGGTGAAGCCTACACAGCCGTGACGGATGATATTTCCTCTGTATATTGGAATCCAGCCGGACTGGCCCCTGCCTTCGAAAACCAGGTTCTGGTTTCCCACACGAACTGGCCTGCCGGAATTATGCATGATTTTGTGGCGGGAACCTATACCAATGGTGTGCAAACCTTTGCCGCCTACGGATCCGTTCTCCACATGGACAAAATCGACATAACCGACGAAGAGACCTTTGGACCCACCGGGGAACAATTCACAAACAGTGACCTGGCCTTTGGTCTCAACTACGCTCAACAATTCACAAACAAGTTCTCCGCCGGTGTTGGCGTAAAATACCTGCGGGAAAACCTCTACACTTTCAGCGTGAACAGCTATGCCTTCGATGTTGGTTCCATGTACAACACCGGATTCAAAAACATCAAAATCGGCATGGCGCTGCGCAACTTTGGCCCTGATGTCCGCTACAGAGTGGACAACGATGGAGACGGACTTATCGACGAAGACCCCTTTGATCTCTTCGACAATGATGGAGACGGACTTATCGACGAAGACGGACCGGAAATTGAAAGCAAAATACCATTGAGCTTTTCACTGGGAATCAGCGGTGATATCATGCGCACCAACACGTCCCACTGGATTGTTTCAGCTCAGTTGGACAACGTGATTGACCGCATGGAAACCTGGAACCTCGGCACCGAATATAAGATGGGCAACCTCTTCCTGCGTGCCGGCTACCAAATTAACTATGATACAAACGGCTTCAGCGCTGGGCTTGGATATCAAATCCCCACCCGCTTTGCCATTATTCATGTGGACTACGCATACACAGATATGGGCGCCCTCGCAGAAAATTTCTTGAAAAGCGCTCACCGCCTGTCCATCAAATTCAAATATTAA